The genome window AAAGACCGCCAAGGCCATACAATCCGCCGCCGTACAGCCCGTAGAGTCCGCCCATGAGCCCGGAATAGCCGTAGAGACCGCCACCGTAAAGGCCATATAACCCGCCCATAAGTCCGCCATAGCCATACAGCCCGCCATAGAGTCCATACAATCCGCCGCCGTACAGCCCGTAGAGTCTGCCCATGAGCCCGGAATAGCCGTAGAGACCGCCACCGTAAAGGCCATATAACCCGCCCATAAGTCCGCCATAGCCATAGCTGTAATAAGCCCGGGCAGTGCCAGCGGGAATAACTGTGAAAGCAAACAGGAAAAGAAACCAAACAATCAAAGCCTTCGGTCGAATAAATAGATTCCTCATGATACTCTCCTCCATAACCATACGAAAAAAAACATCGGGAAATCGAACAATCGCTAATACAATATGCCTTCACCTGTTCCTTACCAAGGCCAGTGGCTGCTCTCCACCTCCTTTCCTAACCGTTCACTCCCCCTTGCTCCCTCTCCATACTTCTTTATTTTTGAGATATGGCAATATTGATACCAGCGGGGAGTGGGCCGGTTTTTTCCGCCGATGCTCAAGGCTGGCGAGCCGCAAAGCCCATAGTCTGCAAGCTGCAAGCCTTAAGCCGGACTCGAAGCTGTCAGCAAGGCAAACTTAAGGCGGGCAGTTGTCATAGAAGATATTAAGGTTAACTCATAAAAGTTGTGTATATTGTTGAAATATTCAAGCTCGGTAAGCAGGCGCTGTTCGGTCAAGGGAATCATGCCTGCTCAGGCGATCTGAAGGTGCATACGCATATAGCAGGAGGGAAGGCCCTTCTCAACCGATTCCCCCGCCACACCCCAGCGGCTGCCGCCGCTCAAGGCAGGCAAAAATCGAGGTTCCAGTCCAGCCAGGAAATCTCATTATCCTGGCAATAGGCATTGTTATTCCCCTTTTGGGTGCAGCCAATTTCATCACCGGCATGCAGCATCGGCACCCCTTGCGAGAAGAACAGGGTGGCCGGGAAATTCCGCTGCTGTCGCGCCCGCAGCTTCAGCATCTCCGGATCGTCGGTCGGCCCTTCGACCCCGAAGTTCCAGCTCAGGTTCTCGTTTGCGCCATCACGGTTTCCCTCGCCATTGGCTTCGTTATGCTTTCCGTTATAGCTCACCAGGTCATGGAGGGTGAATCCGTCATGAGAGGTGACAAAGAGGAATCCCCCTGGGCCGATGATGTTCTTATCGGTGAGATAGGTCTTAAACCCAACACGACCATGACGTATTTATATGATTTTGGTGATAACTGGCAATTCGAGGTGAAACTGGAGCGCATTGACCCGCCAGACCCTCAGATCGAGAAACCGGTTATCCTTGAAGCTCACGGCAAGGCTCCGGAACAATATCCAAGCTGGGATGAGGAGTAGAGAAATTTTTGCCTGCTTTTCCTTTTTGGGATCTTTTTATTTTCAGTCTGGAATAGCCGTAAACTCCTGGCCAGTCAAGCTCCTGCATTTATTAATTAAGTATAATATTGACAAAAATAACATGACATGTTAAATTATACAAAATTCCATAAAGGGGGACAGAGATGGATAATATTCTTATCATTGAAGATCATCAAAGTACTCGGCAGGGATTAACCTCTCTCCTGAAAAATTCAGGCTATCAGGTAGATGAGGCGTGCAATGGTTTTGAGGCTGAAGCCATGATTACCGGAATGCCCTATGACCTTATTTTGGTTGATTTGCTTTTACCCTACATCAATGGATTGGATCTGCTGAAAAAGGTAAAAGAGATATCTCCCAATACCGAAGTCATCGTCATTACCGGAAATGAATCCATCGACAGCGCCATTAATTCAATGAAGCTCGGGGCTTACGACTATTTACTGAAGCCGTTTGAACCCCGGCGGATTATCGAGACCGTCCATCATGCCATTGAGCGCAGGAATTTCATGAAGCGCTCGTGCGGTGAAAATTACACCGGAATACCTTCTCTGGTTGGAAGATCGCGGCAGATGGTTGATATCTTCAAACTCCTGGCCAGAATCTCAGATGTCGAGAGCCCGGCCTTGATTATCGGCGAGGATGGAACCGGCAAAAAGACTCTGGCTACCATGATCCATCAAAACAGCCCCCGGCGGACTTCTCCTTTCATCACCATCAACTGCACAACGATTCCGGATAACCTGTCCGAAGAACAAACCTTCCAGTACCTGAGAGACAGAATCCTCGAAGAAGCGGAAAAGGTCAATGGCGAGGAAGTGCATTGCACACTCCATCTGAATAACATCGACCGGGCTACGCCTTTCGTTCAGGCAAGTCTGCTTTTTCTCCTCGATGCCGCCTCCTGCTCATGGAACCAGAAAAACTTCATGAGCGGAAGTATCCGGCTGATCGCCTCAAGCAAGAGGAACATCAAAACCCTGGTTGAACAGGGATTATTCCGTCAGGATCTGTTTTTCAGGATAAACGGGCTTCCCATTTATCTTCCTCCCGTGAGGGAGAGAAAAGTCGATATTCCCCTTTTAGCTAACCATTTTCTCAGCAGATATGCCATCTCTCCGGCCAAGTCTCTCTCCCCGGAAGTATTGTCACGGTTCATGAGATATCAATGGCCGGGGAACGTTCAGGAAATCAAGAACGTCATCGAGTATGCGGTCCTTATGTCGAGCCAGGAGCAAATCACCCTGGAAGACCTCCCCAGCTATCTCAGAGAGTCAGATTTTCTCTTCCCTCAGGTTCTTCAGGAGCGGAACCTTACCCTGAAGGAACTGGAAAAGCTTTATATCTTAAAGCAATTGAAAGCTAACTGCTGGGACCAGAAAAAGACAGCCAAGAACCTGGGAATCGGACGGACAACTTTATGGAGAAGATTGAAAGAGTACGGGGCTGATATTATGCCCCTCAGAAAAGCTGAAAATTGAAGGTTTGCTAACTTTCAATATCCTGCAAAACAGCCCACCCTCCAAAGGAAGGGTGGGCTGTTTTGTTTTCCTCGGCCGCCTAATACTACATTTAAGCTGAATGACACTTAAAACATCTCAGCCCTTGATCAAATGTCAAGGGCTGACTCCCCCAACCTTATCCTCATTGACAGATATCCAGTCGACTGCTCAGTTCCTTGACCCGTTGCCGAAGATGTTTGATTCCACGGTGATGATGAGAGGAAACAGTCGATTCGGCCAGTCCCAGCAGTTCTCCTACCTCCCTCATGCTCATCTCCTTCCAGTAATACAGAGAAAGAACGGTTTTCTGTCTGGCTGGCAACTCATCAATCGCCTCGCTCAACACATCACGAATCTCCTTATAGTTAAGGTACTCCAGGACATGTTCATCATACGAATATCGGAGCATGCCGATAAGGTTGTCCTTCTCTTTTTTGGATAACCCCTTGTCAAGGTCCTCCAGATTGAGAACGGAAAACCCTTTTGTCTGCTGGCTCAATTGATTGAATTCCTCTACGGAGAGCCCCATTTCCTGGGCAATTTCCACTGGAGTTGCATCCTTTCCAACCTTTTTTTCCGCATCCTGATAGGCGCTTTCAAACAGCTTGGCTTTCTGATGAATAGACCTGGGAGTACAATCAAGGGATCGCAGCTCGTCCAGAATAGCTCCGCGAATCCTGAATTCCGCATAAGTTTTAAACTTAATATTCTTGGTGGGGTCGTATTTCTCGATGGCATCAATCAGTCCAATGATTCCTACTTCAATTAAATCTTCCAGATCAAGACATGCAGGCAGATGATTTGCCAATCTCTTGGCAATATATTTGACCAGCATGAGATGATCCAGGATCATTCTCTCACGGGTCTCCGAATCGAAACCCTTTTTCTCTTTCCCCCCGTCTCTTCTTCCTTCCTCTTCTCTCTGCTCTTCCAAAATATCATCCCCTTTTACCATAAATATTCTATTCCCCAAAAGCTTATTTACCTCCATTCCTGTTGCCATTCCAATTACCGTTACCGTTCTAAAAATGGTCTCCATCAGCCGGGAACCTGACTCCATCAGGTGTCATACCCAAGATATAACCTTGTATCCGAATGACCTCTTCCTTTTCGAATGCCTCTTGTGCCTTTGCCCCCTTTGTGCCTTTGTCTCTCTGTGCCTTTGTGTCTGAGTAGTTACGATTCAGATAGATACCGACATTGCTCTTCAATCACCAGTATCCCTCCCTCATCAGACCCATTCAGGGGAATCTGCCCGTTATTGCTTTCACATTTCTTCCGATACTGAAAATGAAAACAACATGAGCGCCTATGGCATCAATAGATTTTCCGATTGGAAGATCAGGAATCAATAAATACCTCTCTGCTCTATATGCTCAATCTGGTTCTGTTCGAGACTTTGCCGAGGTATTTCTCAACAACCGTGTATGCATCGGGCATTCTTGGAAAATGCATTTACCTGCTGGAACTTTCCCTCAACCTGGTCTGTAACAATCCGGCTGAGAGATAAACTCAGCCAGGGTCTCCATCAACAATCCGGTTCTGGAACCAAAAAGAGCGGTATTATCTCCATGCTCCTTGGTTTTTTTATTCAGAGAAAGGAAAATGCAGGCCGGGGGGAGAGAGGGAGAAGGTTACCCCATTTATTATTACAACCGGCCTGCATGTTAATTCATACCTCTTGCCATCTCGTGGGAAGAGACGGCGCTTTCTTCAATTTCCCAATCCTCTGCTCAACAACATTTCCTTCATTGATAATTAAAGAAGCAATATACATGCCTTTCTGGTAAATTTTTTATTTTTGTAAATAAATAATATCTTAATTTTTTATCGTTATCTTAAAAGATAAAATTTAGCGGCGGGAACGGAAAAAATGAGGGAATAAAATCCAGGTATTAGTAAAAAATTCTTTTTCCAAGGGAGACATAACCTGAAAGTATGGTCGTCACATCCATAAACCGGGGTAAGGAATAGCCCGGCTAAGGAGGATTTTCTCAATAATTACCGATAGAATGCTGATAAAAAATCATGGAATGGATAATCTATCAAATTCCAGGAAATAAATGATTTTTTTCTTTTCCTTTCTCCTGCTCCCCATATAGCCTGTGGTCCTGGGGTCGGACCAAACCATCATCATGATTGTCCCTGTTTAATCTGAAGATGTTACTACCTGAAGAAGTTATGGTCATATTGAAACTTCCGGGGCTGGGATGGGAAAAAAACCGGCATTTATCCGATAGAGAGATATCAAACCGTTAAGATATGTAACATTTAATCAAATGGTTAAGTAAAGTGTATTTTATCACCCATACTGGCCAGAAAGGGTGAATAATGGAACCAAAATTCAAAAAGGTTTCCTGGGAAATGAGAGGGCGAAGCTTTATGGAAAGCAAGGAGTCAGGAGTCAGAATTCAGGAGGTTTTATTCCGGCTGCTGAATTCCCTATCACTGGCCACTGACAACTGGTCACTGACCACTTTTCTTCCCCCCTGGCCACTGAATCTTTGAGGAGGAACAAAGCATGGCGAAAAACCGGACCGGAAATCGGCCTGATCAGGCTGTCGATATACTTGAGCGCGGTAATATCTATTTTTTTTACCGTCCGCAGGTGCAGGAGGAATCAGCGCAGGGGCTTTCGGATGTCCAGCGTTTTCAATTCGTACTCGGCCCGGAGGACAAAGAACGGTATCGGCTGATCACTGTGGGGAAGAAAAGGCTCCCTGAGCCGGAAGAGCATAATAAATACTGGGGTTTTGTGGATCGAGCAGGCTCGACCGGCGAGCAGATCAGGGATGCGCTGAGGGGAGAAAAATATCAGACCGCAACCCGCGGTGAGCGGGCTCTTCCGGCTGCCCGGCCTGCGGGTGAGGGTGTATATGCTCTTGCCCGGCATGGCAGTCATACTCATCTGGTGTATATGCTGGAGCTTCCCAAGGGCGTCGGGGAGGTGCAGCGTGCTCTGAACATCGAAGAGGAAGGAAGCTACATTATCAGTGTCAAAAATCCAGATGTTCCCTCTCAGGCCGGACTTGGTGGGGAGCGAAAACCCGGATTCCCGCCTCAGCTTCGGGACAGGTTCAAAGACCAGCGGTGGATCGCCGTTGATCCGCCCGATTTTCTGGATTACGAGGGGGCGGAGCTTTTAATCATCGGCGCTGCCGAGGATGTCGGCGGGGAGCTTGACATCCGGCTCAGTTCCGAGGATGAGTCCGAAAGTACGGCTGATGTGTTGAATGAATTCCGGCTGCGCAAGTCTGAGCATCCGGTTGAACCTCTGCTGAAAGGAAAGTGGGAGTAGGGCAGGGGAGGGGGAATGAAAGAAATGACCGACAACCCAAAAAATACAGGTTCCTCCCTTCTGGAGGCTGCCAGAAAACGGATCAGGCGGGAGGATATCTCCTTTGAGCATCTTTATCACCTTGATGACGGCCATGAACTGGCTGTTGTGGTCAGCCATGAGAAAGACCACAGCCACAGCCAAGAGAAAGGCTACTACCGGATCGTGCTGGCCACCGACATTCCGGGGCCGCTGCTCCTGCACTGGGGAGTGGCCAGGCGGTTTCGCTCCGAATGGGTCCTGCCGCCGGAAGAGATACGGCCTGACGGGACGGCTGTTTTCCAAAATGCCGCAGCCCGGACCCCGTTTGCCGACCTGGCAGGCTGCCGGCAACTGCACCTTCGGATGAGCGGGCAGGAGGCACCCCTTGGTATTTCCTTTGTGCTCTTTCAGCAGGTTGACCACGGGCAGTGGATCAAGGATCATGGCCGCAATTTCACCATTCCGGTCGTTATCCCGCAGGAATACCGGGTGGCTTTCGGCAGTCCTGAACTGGCCACCCTGGCTGAGACCATCATTGACCGGGAGGTCAACAGCGGTTCGTGGACCCTGATGCACCGCTTCAACCTCTGTCATGACCTTGTGGACCAGATCGGGAGGGACAACCTCGACGGCCTGGCACTGCTCTTTGTCTGGCTGCGGTTTTCAGCCATCAGGCAACTGGCCTGGCAGAGAAACTATAACACCAAGCCCAGCGAGCTGAGCCACGCCGAGGACCGCCTGACCCAGAAACTGGCTGAGCGGTTCACCAGCGCAGGCACCGGAGAGCGCGAACTTATCCGGCTGATGCTGACCACGGTGGGCCGGGGAGGCGAGGGACAGCGGGTCCGCGATGAGGTTTTAACCATCATGCACCGCCACGACATCAAGGAGACTTCCGGCCATTTTCTGGAGGAGTGGCATCAGAAGCTCCACAACAACACAACTCCCGACGATGTAGTCATCTGCGAGGCCTTTCTGGAGTTTTTGCAGAGCAATGGGAACCGTGACCGATTCTACCAGAGACTCAAAGGGGGCGGGATCACCAAAGAGCGGCTGGAAAGCTATGAGCGGCCGATCAGGTCTCACCCCGATTTCATGCCGCATCTGAAAGATGCCCTGATCCACGATTTCGAGTATTTTCTGGGGGTCCTCAAGTCGGTTCACTCCGGCACTGATCTTGGAATTGCCATCCAGGCCGCCCGCTACCTTTTCGATGGCGGGATGCACGGCCTCATGGATTTTATCTGGGCACACCAGGCTGACCCCTGGATGCCGGCAGGCGCCATGGTGGAGAAAATCACCGAAGCCCGAAAGAACCTGACCGGCCGCCTCCAGGGAGGGCCGCCGCCTCAGGTGCGGGATATGC of bacterium contains these proteins:
- a CDS encoding FliA/WhiG family RNA polymerase sigma factor; the protein is MEEQREEEGRRDGGKEKKGFDSETRERMILDHLMLVKYIAKRLANHLPACLDLEDLIEVGIIGLIDAIEKYDPTKNIKFKTYAEFRIRGAILDELRSLDCTPRSIHQKAKLFESAYQDAEKKVGKDATPVEIAQEMGLSVEEFNQLSQQTKGFSVLNLEDLDKGLSKKEKDNLIGMLRYSYDEHVLEYLNYKEIRDVLSEAIDELPARQKTVLSLYYWKEMSMREVGELLGLAESTVSSHHHRGIKHLRQRVKELSSRLDICQ
- a CDS encoding sigma-54 dependent transcriptional regulator produces the protein MDNILIIEDHQSTRQGLTSLLKNSGYQVDEACNGFEAEAMITGMPYDLILVDLLLPYINGLDLLKKVKEISPNTEVIVITGNESIDSAINSMKLGAYDYLLKPFEPRRIIETVHHAIERRNFMKRSCGENYTGIPSLVGRSRQMVDIFKLLARISDVESPALIIGEDGTGKKTLATMIHQNSPRRTSPFITINCTTIPDNLSEEQTFQYLRDRILEEAEKVNGEEVHCTLHLNNIDRATPFVQASLLFLLDAASCSWNQKNFMSGSIRLIASSKRNIKTLVEQGLFRQDLFFRINGLPIYLPPVRERKVDIPLLANHFLSRYAISPAKSLSPEVLSRFMRYQWPGNVQEIKNVIEYAVLMSSQEQITLEDLPSYLRESDFLFPQVLQERNLTLKELEKLYILKQLKANCWDQKKTAKNLGIGRTTLWRRLKEYGADIMPLRKAEN